In Anthonomus grandis grandis chromosome 5, icAntGran1.3, whole genome shotgun sequence, the following are encoded in one genomic region:
- the LOC126736438 gene encoding LHFPL tetraspan subfamily member 2a protein isoform X2: MTYLIVTARSLIWILLSLFCTLLMLSAILSPSWIAGTPQKTTINNETVVYTPSLGVYAKCDKPVGKHHSICTLMSARGLSEDSEYYPGAWKAAMVFLTMGICFILGVMLHPMAWGTNRVHTLCGRDSSPFLLGDCSIGTGLYFATSSTILTFLCACLSVPAEKSTSSDKVQDKIYDGQTLICLT; encoded by the exons ATGACATATCTGATAGTGACCGCCAG AAGTCTAATATGGATCCTGTTAAGCTTATTTTGCACGCTCCTTATGCTTAGTGCTATTCTCAGTCCCAGCTGGATTGCGGGAACTCCCCAAAAGACTACCATTAACAATGAGACTGTAGTGTACACACCCAGCTTAGGAGTGTATGCCAAATGTGATAAACCAGTGGGCAAACATCATTCCATTTGCACCCTTATGTCCGCCAGAGGGCTGTCTGAGGACTCTGAATACTATCCTGGCGCTTGGAAGGCTGCTATGGTATTCTTAACTATGG GTATTTGCTTTATATTGGGCGTTATGCTGCACCCAATGGCTTGGGGTACCAATAGAGTTCACACATTATGTGGACGAGACTCGTCTCCGTTTTTATTAG GTGACTGTTCTATTGGAACTGGGTTATATTTTGCAACAAGTAGTACCATTTTGACCTTTTTATGCGCATGTCTGTCAGTTCCCGCAGAGAAATCCACCAGTAGCGATAAAGTTCAGGATAAAATTTATGACGGACAAACTTTGATATGCCTTACTTGA
- the LOC126736438 gene encoding LHFPL tetraspan subfamily member 2a protein isoform X1, translated as MTYLIVTARSLIWILLSLFCTLLMLSAILSPSWIAGTPQKTTINNETVVYTPSLGVYAKCDKPVGKHHSICTLMSARGLSEDSEYYPGAWKAAMVFLTMGLCIMSVTVCASLVSCCFQSIFRKSIFTLSGATQCIAGICFILGVMLHPMAWGTNRVHTLCGRDSSPFLLGDCSIGTGLYFATSSTILTFLCACLSVPAEKSTSSDKVQDKIYDGQTLICLT; from the exons ATGACATATCTGATAGTGACCGCCAG AAGTCTAATATGGATCCTGTTAAGCTTATTTTGCACGCTCCTTATGCTTAGTGCTATTCTCAGTCCCAGCTGGATTGCGGGAACTCCCCAAAAGACTACCATTAACAATGAGACTGTAGTGTACACACCCAGCTTAGGAGTGTATGCCAAATGTGATAAACCAGTGGGCAAACATCATTCCATTTGCACCCTTATGTCCGCCAGAGGGCTGTCTGAGGACTCTGAATACTATCCTGGCGCTTGGAAGGCTGCTATGGTATTCTTAACTATGG gTCTCTGTATTATGTCTGTGACTGTATGTGCTAGTCTTGTAAGCTGTTGTTTTCAAAGCATTTTCAGGAAAAGCATATTTACTTTGTCTGGAGCGACCCAGTGTATTGCAG GTATTTGCTTTATATTGGGCGTTATGCTGCACCCAATGGCTTGGGGTACCAATAGAGTTCACACATTATGTGGACGAGACTCGTCTCCGTTTTTATTAG GTGACTGTTCTATTGGAACTGGGTTATATTTTGCAACAAGTAGTACCATTTTGACCTTTTTATGCGCATGTCTGTCAGTTCCCGCAGAGAAATCCACCAGTAGCGATAAAGTTCAGGATAAAATTTATGACGGACAAACTTTGATATGCCTTACTTGA